A genome region from Marinobacter panjinensis includes the following:
- the ppx gene encoding exopolyphosphatase: MTANSSATPPELLAAIDMGSNSFHMVVARLVHGEIRTLEKMGEKVQLGAGLDRYNRLTEDAQQRALACLSRFAQRLQGMPPEAVQVVGTNALRVARNTQEFMARAEEVLGYPVEIIAGREEARLIYLGVSHTLSDDSGRRLVIDIGGGSTEFIIGERFEPQDLESLHMGCVSFRNRYFPDGKVTRKQMDKAVTHAEQELLNIRQHFRNKGWQSAVGSSGSIKAIASVLASLKITDGTITLEAMTELRKRLVDMGKVEKLGDLGVRTDRQSIFPAGFAILMGAFQSLQIKELTFADGALREGLLYDIAGRIQHEDVRVRTIQALQERYHVDQEHGGAVEETAIAAWRQVADTWGLNTPADEEVLRWACRLHEIGLTISHSQYHKHGAYLLRYSDLPGFSQQFQRDLATLVRGHRRKFSSAIFEGLDPEDIPRLRYLCVLVRLAVLLQHPRNHEQPPELSLYPSNNGLAVEFPSGWLDDRPLTLADLENERDYLAKQDFSLKVNF; the protein is encoded by the coding sequence GTGACGGCCAACTCCTCCGCCACCCCGCCAGAACTGCTCGCGGCAATTGATATGGGCTCCAACAGTTTCCACATGGTGGTTGCCCGTCTTGTTCACGGTGAAATCCGCACCCTTGAGAAGATGGGAGAGAAGGTTCAGCTTGGAGCCGGCCTGGACAGGTACAACCGCCTTACCGAAGACGCCCAACAACGGGCCCTGGCCTGCCTTAGCCGGTTTGCTCAACGGCTGCAGGGCATGCCACCGGAAGCGGTTCAGGTAGTGGGCACCAATGCCCTGCGGGTTGCCCGTAATACCCAGGAGTTCATGGCCCGGGCGGAGGAGGTACTGGGCTATCCGGTGGAAATCATCGCCGGCCGCGAAGAGGCTCGCCTGATCTATCTGGGGGTGTCCCACACCCTGTCGGATGACAGTGGCCGGCGCCTGGTGATTGATATTGGTGGCGGCAGCACCGAGTTCATCATTGGTGAGCGCTTCGAGCCCCAGGATCTGGAAAGCCTGCACATGGGCTGCGTGTCGTTCCGCAACCGGTACTTCCCCGATGGCAAGGTGACCCGCAAGCAGATGGACAAAGCTGTCACCCACGCAGAGCAGGAGTTGCTGAATATCCGCCAGCACTTCCGCAACAAGGGATGGCAGAGTGCCGTAGGGTCATCCGGTTCGATCAAGGCCATTGCCAGCGTGCTGGCCAGCCTCAAGATTACCGACGGCACCATCACCCTCGAAGCCATGACCGAGCTCAGAAAACGCCTGGTGGACATGGGCAAGGTGGAGAAACTTGGCGACCTGGGTGTACGCACTGACCGCCAGAGCATTTTTCCGGCGGGGTTCGCGATTCTGATGGGGGCCTTCCAGTCGTTGCAGATCAAGGAACTGACTTTCGCCGATGGCGCGCTGCGCGAGGGTCTGCTCTACGATATTGCCGGCAGGATTCAGCATGAAGACGTGCGGGTGCGGACCATACAGGCTCTGCAGGAGCGTTACCACGTGGATCAGGAGCACGGTGGCGCCGTCGAGGAGACCGCTATCGCGGCCTGGCGGCAGGTGGCAGATACCTGGGGGCTGAATACCCCGGCAGACGAGGAGGTATTGCGCTGGGCCTGCCGACTGCATGAAATCGGCCTGACCATATCGCACAGCCAGTACCATAAGCATGGCGCCTATCTGCTGCGCTACTCGGATCTTCCCGGTTTCAGCCAGCAATTCCAGCGTGACCTGGCAACCCTGGTTCGTGGCCATCGGCGCAAGTTCTCTTCCGCCATTTTTGAGGGCCTGGACCCTGAGGACATTCCCCGCTTGCGTTACCTGTGTGTATTGGTTCGGCTGGCCGTACTGCTGCAACATCCGCGCAATCACGAGCAGCCACCGGAACTGAGCCTGTATCCTTCCAACAACGGTCTCGCGGTGGAATTCCCGTCCGGCTGGCTGGATGACCGCCCTCTTACCCTCGCCGACCTCGAGAATGAACGGGACTACCTCGCCAAACAGGATTTCAGCCTGAAGGTGAATTTCTAG
- the trxA gene encoding thioredoxin TrxA encodes MSGNIVNVTDASFEQDVLQSDVPVLVDYWAEWCGPCKMIAPVLEEMAEEYEGKLKVCKLNIDENEQTPPKFNIRGIPTLMLFKNGNVDATKVGALSKSQLAAFLDSNL; translated from the coding sequence ATGAGCGGAAATATTGTAAACGTAACAGACGCCTCCTTTGAGCAGGACGTACTGCAGTCAGACGTACCGGTACTGGTCGACTACTGGGCAGAATGGTGCGGCCCGTGCAAGATGATTGCACCGGTGCTGGAAGAAATGGCCGAAGAGTACGAAGGCAAGCTGAAAGTCTGCAAACTGAACATCGACGAAAACGAGCAGACACCGCCCAAGTTCAACATCCGCGGTATTCCCACACTGATGCTGTTCAAGAACGGCAATGTGGACGCCACCAAAGTGGGCGCCCTCTCCAAGTCACAACTGGCCGCGTTCCTGGACAGCAATCTCTGA
- a CDS encoding molybdenum cofactor biosynthesis protein MoaE: MIRVQQQDFDPAEEYRALRDSGSGTGAIATFTGLVRDSGDLKGVTGLFLEHYPGMTEQVIEGLIREASERWDVREARVIHRVGYLALGEQIVFVGVCSAHRGDAFAACEFIMDALKTSAPFWKKEITGDSEHWVEQKTADLDRTQSWE; encoded by the coding sequence GTGATTCGGGTCCAGCAACAGGATTTTGATCCTGCGGAAGAATATCGTGCACTCCGGGACAGCGGTTCCGGGACCGGAGCCATTGCGACGTTTACCGGGCTGGTTCGTGACAGTGGCGACCTGAAGGGTGTGACGGGGCTGTTTCTGGAGCATTATCCGGGGATGACAGAGCAGGTTATCGAGGGACTGATTCGTGAGGCTTCGGAGCGCTGGGATGTGCGTGAGGCCCGGGTTATTCACCGGGTGGGGTATCTGGCGCTGGGTGAGCAGATTGTGTTTGTGGGGGTGTGCAGTGCCCACCGCGGGGATGCGTTTGCGGCCTGTGAGTTTATTATGGACGCTTTGAAAACGTCGGCGCCGTTCTGGAAGAAGGAGATTACCGGCGATAGCGAGCACTGGGTTGAGCAGAAGACTGCTGACCTGGACCGTACTCAGAGTTGGGAATAG
- the moaD gene encoding molybdopterin converting factor subunit 1, producing MTADNTITVKFFARLREELETASLSVEAESGLTAGRLLHSLAARGGNWTQLDGAQPVMIAVNQVMTKPDKVLQPGDEVAFFPPVTGG from the coding sequence ATGACTGCGGACAATACCATTACTGTGAAGTTTTTTGCCCGCCTGCGCGAAGAGCTGGAGACCGCGTCGCTTTCGGTAGAGGCAGAATCCGGGCTGACAGCAGGCAGATTGTTGCACAGCCTTGCCGCAAGGGGTGGGAACTGGACTCAGCTGGATGGCGCGCAACCGGTGATGATTGCGGTCAATCAGGTGATGACAAAGCCGGACAAGGTGTTGCAGCCTGGCGATGAGGTGGCGTTTTTCCCGCCGGTGACAGGAGGCTGA
- a CDS encoding molybdopterin molybdotransferase MoeA — protein sequence MASSDLIPVDDAIDHLLARAHPVAQTQTVALAESLDRVLARDYTVPADVPPADNSAVDGYAVRAGDLSSEAVLQVSGRVAAGQAPGSLQPGTAVRIFTGSEIPEGADSVVMQERVTVTDGGITINATVSEGQNIRRQGQDLSRGELALAKGTRIRPQEMGLLGSMGVAEVTVYAKLKVAILNTGDELVAPGQPLAPGQIYNSNQFTLLGLLAKAGCDVSLCETLADTREATGSTLKRAAAESDLIITTGGVSVGEEDHVRAVLEESGDLSLWRMASKPGKPLAFGAMDGTPVLGLPGNPAAVLVTFMVVGMPFIRACQGREGVTIHGERMPAGFSIEKPSIRREYVRARKSLGDDGPVIMAYPNQSSGVLSSACWADGLAVVPENQTIGQGDIISYYSFAELLE from the coding sequence ATGGCAAGTTCTGACCTGATTCCCGTTGACGATGCCATTGACCATCTCCTCGCCCGCGCCCACCCGGTCGCACAGACGCAAACCGTAGCCCTGGCAGAGAGCCTGGACCGGGTTCTGGCCCGGGATTACACGGTTCCGGCGGATGTACCGCCTGCTGACAACAGCGCGGTGGATGGTTACGCCGTACGAGCCGGGGACCTTTCCAGCGAAGCCGTGTTGCAGGTTTCCGGGCGAGTAGCCGCCGGCCAGGCACCCGGATCGCTTCAGCCCGGCACCGCGGTGCGGATTTTTACCGGCTCGGAGATCCCTGAAGGCGCAGACTCGGTGGTCATGCAGGAGCGGGTCACCGTGACCGATGGTGGCATCACCATCAACGCAACGGTAAGCGAAGGCCAGAATATCCGCCGCCAGGGGCAGGACCTGTCCCGGGGTGAGCTGGCACTGGCCAAAGGCACCAGGATCCGCCCCCAGGAGATGGGTCTGCTGGGATCCATGGGCGTGGCCGAAGTTACCGTGTACGCGAAACTGAAAGTCGCCATCCTTAACACCGGTGATGAGCTGGTAGCCCCCGGGCAACCTCTGGCGCCCGGTCAGATCTATAATTCCAACCAGTTTACCCTGCTGGGGCTGCTGGCGAAGGCTGGCTGCGATGTATCGCTGTGTGAAACCCTGGCAGACACCCGGGAGGCGACCGGCAGCACGCTTAAAAGAGCGGCCGCAGAGTCCGACCTGATCATCACCACCGGCGGCGTTTCGGTGGGCGAAGAAGACCATGTACGGGCAGTGCTGGAGGAGTCCGGCGATCTGTCCCTGTGGCGCATGGCCAGCAAACCCGGTAAGCCGCTGGCGTTCGGCGCAATGGACGGTACCCCGGTTCTGGGCCTGCCCGGCAATCCTGCGGCGGTGCTGGTCACCTTTATGGTGGTGGGCATGCCGTTTATTCGCGCCTGTCAGGGCCGGGAAGGCGTTACCATTCATGGCGAACGGATGCCGGCCGGGTTTTCGATCGAGAAGCCTTCTATTCGCCGGGAGTATGTCCGCGCCCGCAAAAGCCTCGGCGATGACGGCCCGGTGATAATGGCCTACCCTAATCAGAGTTCTGGTGTGCTGAGTTCGGCGTGCTGGGCTGACGGGCTGGCCGTGGTGCCGGAGAACCAGACCATCGGCCAGGGAGATATTATCAGCTACTACTCGTTTGCGGAGCTGCTGGAATAA
- the moaB gene encoding molybdenum cofactor biosynthesis protein B produces MSSDTTSDLKPLNIALLTVSDSRGIAEDSSGQFLENSIIEAGHRLVARRILPDDVYLVRALMSGWIADPEINVAIITGGTGFHERDSTPEAVMPLLDKTIEGFGEEFRRLSASEIGTSTIQSRAFGGLANHTVIFCLPGSTGACRTGWNGILNTQLDSRHGPCNFSALALGKPDKPFDRINQVIGERSER; encoded by the coding sequence ATGAGCAGTGATACCACCAGCGACCTGAAACCTCTGAACATCGCCTTGCTGACCGTGTCTGACAGCCGTGGCATCGCAGAAGACTCTTCGGGGCAGTTCCTGGAAAACAGCATCATTGAAGCAGGCCACAGGCTGGTTGCCCGACGCATCCTGCCAGACGATGTGTACCTGGTGCGGGCACTGATGTCAGGCTGGATTGCAGACCCGGAAATCAATGTGGCGATCATCACCGGCGGCACCGGATTCCACGAGCGCGACAGCACTCCCGAAGCCGTCATGCCATTGCTGGACAAGACCATTGAAGGGTTTGGCGAGGAATTCCGCCGCCTGTCCGCCAGCGAGATCGGCACGTCCACCATTCAGTCCCGCGCTTTTGGCGGACTGGCCAATCACACCGTGATTTTCTGCCTGCCCGGCTCTACCGGCGCCTGCCGTACCGGCTGGAACGGCATTCTGAACACACAACTGGACAGCCGCCATGGCCCCTGTAATTTCTCGGCCCTCGCCCTCGGTAAGCCGGACAAGCCTTTCGACCGCATCAACCAGGTCATTGGCGAGCGCTCGGAGCGATAA